The following coding sequences lie in one Magnetospirillum sp. WYHS-4 genomic window:
- a CDS encoding sensor histidine kinase, giving the protein MLPGWLILLTSFGYLSLLFAIAYYGDRRADRGRSLIGHSSIYALSIAVYCTSWTFYGSVGRAASTGLGFLPIYLGPTLMFALGWAVIRKIVRISKVHHITSIADFVSSRYGKSHLLGGLVTVIAVVGIMPYISLQLKAVSSSFAVLLHYPDLAAAHPMSASPFEDTALLVAMVLALFTILFGTRHIDATEHHEGMVAAIAFESIVKLLAFLAVGAFVAFGIFGSPGELFRQAAAQPQLARLMSVEAIGPNWITLTLLSMAAIIFLPRQFQVTVVENVDERHLEKAVWLFPLYLFAINLFVLPITLGGLLRFPGGALDTDTFVLALPLAEGAPYLALLVFIGGLSAATGMVIVETIALSTMVCNDLIMPVLLRFGRLHLSERSDLSGLLLGIRRGAILFIILLGYLYFRLIGESYALVTIGLVSFAAAAQFAPAILGGIYWKGGSRQGAVAGLSAGFAVWAYTLLLPSFAKSGWLPESIVDLGPFGLHLLKPYALFGLEGLDSISHSLFWSLAANVGGYVAVSLAGSKSTIERIQATLFVEVFSQSESGRGLGAWRGKAAVADLRELAARFIGRERAQQAFADFGRRHGFDIDKRTEADADLVQYVERLLAGAIGAASARVMIATTVQGEGIGIEEIMEVLDETSQVLEYSRQLEHKSQELEAATRELQAANQRLKELDRMKDEFLSTVTHELRTPLTSIRSFSEILFDNPELDATQRGEFLSIVIRESERLTRLVNQVLDLAKIEAGRMDWHLEDLDLAGLLNDAAASLRGIFEERDVGLDLRLPAPSPLVRADRDHLTRVVINLLSNAQKVCGPGTGRVEMWMEPGEGEAAVFVRDNGPGIEPDLQDKIFEKFYQLAAGGTGNPSGSGLGLAICRSIVERQGGRIAVHSRPGEGATFSFTVPYPPG; this is encoded by the coding sequence GTGCTGCCGGGTTGGCTGATCCTTCTCACCTCCTTCGGCTACCTGAGCCTGCTGTTCGCCATTGCCTATTACGGAGACCGCCGCGCCGACCGCGGCCGCAGTCTGATCGGCCATTCCTCCATCTACGCCCTGTCGATCGCCGTCTATTGCACCTCCTGGACCTTCTACGGCAGTGTCGGCCGTGCCGCGTCGACCGGATTGGGTTTTTTGCCCATCTACCTGGGCCCCACTTTGATGTTCGCCCTCGGTTGGGCGGTGATCCGCAAGATCGTCCGCATCAGCAAGGTGCACCACATCACCTCCATCGCCGACTTCGTATCGTCGCGCTACGGCAAGAGCCACCTGCTCGGCGGCTTGGTGACGGTGATCGCGGTGGTCGGGATCATGCCGTACATCTCCTTGCAGTTGAAAGCCGTGTCCTCCAGCTTCGCGGTGTTGCTGCACTACCCGGACCTGGCCGCCGCCCATCCCATGTCGGCCAGTCCCTTCGAGGACACCGCCCTGCTCGTGGCCATGGTGCTGGCCCTATTCACCATCCTGTTCGGCACCCGCCATATCGACGCCACCGAGCACCACGAGGGGATGGTCGCCGCCATCGCCTTCGAATCCATCGTCAAGCTGCTGGCCTTTCTGGCCGTCGGGGCATTCGTCGCCTTCGGCATCTTCGGCAGTCCCGGCGAGTTGTTTCGCCAGGCGGCAGCCCAACCGCAACTGGCCCGCCTGATGAGCGTCGAGGCGATCGGTCCCAATTGGATCACGCTGACCCTGCTGTCCATGGCGGCGATCATCTTCCTGCCCCGCCAGTTCCAGGTCACGGTGGTGGAGAACGTGGACGAGCGCCATCTGGAAAAGGCCGTCTGGCTGTTCCCGCTCTACCTTTTCGCCATAAACCTGTTCGTCCTGCCGATCACCTTGGGCGGCTTGCTGCGCTTTCCCGGCGGGGCGTTGGACACCGACACCTTCGTGCTCGCCCTGCCCTTGGCCGAGGGCGCTCCCTATCTGGCGCTGCTGGTGTTCATCGGGGGCCTGTCGGCGGCGACCGGCATGGTGATCGTCGAGACCATCGCCCTATCCACCATGGTCTGCAACGACCTGATCATGCCGGTGCTGTTGCGCTTCGGCCGCCTGCACCTGTCGGAGCGGAGCGACCTGTCCGGCCTGCTGCTGGGTATCCGCCGGGGCGCCATACTGTTCATCATTCTGCTGGGGTATCTCTATTTCCGGCTGATCGGCGAGTCTTATGCCCTGGTCACCATCGGCTTGGTCTCGTTCGCGGCCGCCGCCCAGTTCGCCCCTGCCATCCTGGGCGGCATCTACTGGAAGGGCGGTTCGCGCCAGGGGGCGGTGGCCGGACTGTCGGCCGGATTCGCCGTCTGGGCCTACACCCTGTTGCTGCCTTCCTTCGCCAAGTCGGGATGGCTGCCGGAATCCATCGTCGATCTGGGGCCCTTCGGGCTGCACCTGCTCAAGCCCTACGCCCTGTTCGGGCTGGAGGGGCTGGATTCCATCTCGCACTCCCTGTTCTGGAGCCTTGCCGCCAATGTCGGCGGCTATGTTGCGGTCTCGCTGGCAGGAAGCAAAAGCACCATCGAACGTATCCAGGCCACCCTGTTCGTCGAGGTCTTCAGCCAGTCCGAATCGGGGCGTGGCCTGGGAGCTTGGCGGGGCAAGGCCGCGGTTGCCGACCTTCGGGAACTGGCGGCCCGCTTCATCGGCCGCGAAAGGGCCCAGCAGGCCTTCGCCGACTTCGGCCGCCGGCACGGCTTCGACATCGACAAGCGGACCGAGGCCGACGCCGACCTGGTGCAATATGTGGAACGGCTGTTAGCCGGAGCCATCGGGGCGGCTTCGGCGCGGGTGATGATCGCCACCACGGTGCAGGGCGAGGGCATCGGCATCGAGGAGATCATGGAGGTGCTGGACGAGACCTCCCAGGTGCTCGAATACAGCCGGCAGCTCGAACACAAATCCCAGGAACTCGAAGCCGCCACACGGGAACTGCAGGCCGCCAACCAGCGACTCAAGGAACTGGACCGCATGAAGGACGAGTTCCTATCCACCGTCACCCACGAGTTGCGCACGCCCTTGACCTCGATCCGCTCCTTTTCCGAGATCCTGTTCGACAACCCGGAACTGGACGCCACCCAGCGGGGCGAGTTCTTGTCCATCGTCATCCGCGAGAGCGAGCGTCTCACGCGCCTGGTCAATCAGGTGCTCGACCTGGCGAAGATCGAGGCCGGCCGGATGGATTGGCATCTGGAAGACCTGGACTTGGCCGGCCTGCTGAACGACGCTGCCGCTTCGCTGAGGGGGATATTCGAGGAAAGAGATGTCGGTCTCGACTTGCGCCTGCCTGCTCCCTCGCCCCTGGTGCGGGCCGACCGCGACCATCTGACGAGGGTGGTCATCAACCTGTTGTCCAATGCCCAGAAGGTCTGCGGGCCGGGCACCGGGCGGGTGGAAATGTGGATGGAGCCGGGCGAGGGCGAGGCGGCGGTCTTCGTCCGTGACAACGGCCCCGGCATCGAGCCCGATCTGCAGGACAAGATCTTCGAGAAATTCTACCAGCTGGCGGCGGGCGGCACCGGCAATCCGTCGGGCAGCGGCTTGGGGCTGGCCATTTGCCGCAGCATCGTCGAACGCCAGGGCGGCCGCATCGCCGTGCACAGCCGGCCGGGGGAAGGGGCGACGTTCTCGTTCACCGTACCTTATCCTCCGGGCTGA